The region TCATCACAGGAGACCCATAAATTATCTTAACTCCAACTTGACATGGGTCCTAAACTACAAATACTTGTCAGTTGACAATGTTCTTGCTCATTATTTCCTGATTCCTAGTGGTTCTAATTTTGGGTGCAAGATCatccttttctggctgaaaatAAAACGTGTTCTTTATCTGTAAGAAAAACAGCCTAAAGTGAAAACACACCGATGAGATGAGTTTTCTGCACCGACGCCACGCGCTGGCTACGCCAGGAAGTTGTTATGTAACAGGGGATACGGCATTCCGTAGTGAAACAGATGTCAGTCCTTGTTGGAGGAGAACAAATCCGTTTCCCTCTGATGTGACACCCTCTGTGTGGAATTAATTTGTGTATGTACTGGGgatgctgcttttgtttcctaTTCTCTGGCAAAGGTGGTTAATCCAGACAATTCAGGGAAATATGCTGCAAATCTGGAAGTACTTTGAATGTTGATAGGCTTCTCCACGCTAAATAGCAATCTCACGGTATTGTTCCATTGGTCTTGTTCACATGAGTAGCCCTATGGTCTTCAGGAAGCTTATGCACACAtattaaatacagcaaaatttAGTATTTCCATCTGGAAGTAATCCTGCCTTGGCTTTGGGGCTCCTGCATGGATCACTAAAGTGACCTAAAGCCCTCCTGCCGAGTCTCTTTTCTGAGAACCAAGCAAGAGTACACTCAACTCATCCTCAGGAAAGTACTGAGCAGCCAGACCAGAGCTACTAAACATGATTGCTCAGGCTTAATGCCTTTGCAGTGTTATCCAGAACTATCCTAATTACAACCTCAGAAAGAACTGGGTTCTTATCAAATGCCTGGATACCACAGCAGCCTCAGTGATGATGTAACGCTGATACACGTCATCTGAAGAGTTCATATCCCAGAAGGGTCTTCACACCAAAAGCATCCAAAATCctgtaaaaatacatgtaattgGAGTCCCAGGGTCCTAATTCTCAAAGCAGAGCCTCATATTCCGTGCTTTTTGAAATGGAGTCTTTGCCAAAGAGCAATGGCTTCACTTGTGTGAGCAATACGTGCTCTTATGCACAACTGCTTCCTTATGATCCCTGTTACCAGCTTCTCCATACAATGCTGTTGCACTCTGCCTTGCTGATGGGATCAGCTGTTTTCCTGAACCTCTTTTCTTGCTGTAGGAAGGATCAGAGGTTGATCCAGTGAGCACAGAGCCTGTTCCCATAGTTGAATCCCTTCTATGCCCTCATTGGGCTCTCGGAACAATGGTTGTGTGATATTGTTTCTCTTACAAATTAACTCTTTGCTACTACCTTTTTGGTGAATAAGACAATTTCCATTCTCTGAAATCCCCAGGAACCAGATGACAAATGTTAACAAAACTCTCCAAATCTCGGTTTCTGCTGGTTTAGAAAGAGTTACATGCTCTGAATCCTTGGATTTCTTACCAATACTACATAGCGTTGGATTGTCCCGCACTGCCTGTTCCATaacatgaaaatataattttccaagAACATGAGGAGTAGCCTGTTCTTTCTGCATGAACCTCAGTTCTCATCACAGCACAAAATGACTCACGCACAAGGGATTCATCTGCAGTGCATCCACGGAGTTCTCATTCCTCAGCAAGTACCCTTCAAGCGTTCAGGGAAAAGGATAGTCAAATGGGTCTGAAAGTACAGGTGAACCTGTCAATTCAGGGTCATTGAGAAAAGCTTCAGAGCTTTTATAGGCGCTGTCACATGGCGCAACATGGTTGTCTAGCACTAGAAAGACAGCTTCTCTTTTAGAAACCTGTCTCACTAAGTTTTTCATGGTTCTCATAACTCCACTCACCTGAAATACTCTCCTAAAATATGCACGAAAGCTCCACCGGCAGCACTTTTAACTCTGGAAGTGCAGGAcattctttctgaaagaaaccaCTGAGTATTTACACTGCATTTGCTGACAGATCGCGTTGAGTTACCAGTTCTTCAGCACTACACAGGACCCACAGAATCCCAGATCCCCCGCATTATTTATTCCATATTACAGATTGATGGTCCCATCTAATAACCCTTGATCTGACCCCGCTTCTGTGTCTCCTCCAGAAACTCCTGTCTGGCACTTGGCAGCTCAATAACCTATCAGGGCAGCCTACCATCAAGGTCAAAGTCCCCAGTTAATAGGACACGAATATAAGTTGAGTGACAACATTCATAGTAATTAAACTGTTAGTGCAAAGAAGAGGTCACATTTCCAACTGCTTCTGGGAACTATGTTTGCTATCAGGAGATGAGGATCAGATCTCCGAGTGCACTTTTTCATCCTGCCACTGACCAAGTGGTCTTTGGAAATTTGTcatttaatctctctgtctctctccctttctgcttTAGTTTCATCATCTATGAAACTAAGACGACATTGCTATTTAGTTCCTTAATTTCTGTTCTGGAACATTCTTACATccttaaagatttaaaaaggcatctgcaggattaaaaaaaccaaaaacaaaaccaaaaacccacaacacacacaaaacaaaaccccaaaaccccaaaccaaacaataaAACCTTTGTTTGCAATGTACTTGCAGACTGACCAAGTCAACTGGtaacttctggttttcttcctgcacCAACACAAGGTGTTTTGGAATGAGGTTCACAAAATTAACACATGCAGCCCCAggccctgcctccccccttCCTGGCAACCCAAATCAGTGAAAACTCTGGCGAACTCAGTGAAATTTTCTGGAGTTTTCTCTAAGTTCAAGATGCTTCTAACACCCCGTGTGACACATAACCACCGCATCCGAGCATGACTGCTCAGTGTAAATCACTTCTCTTTGGGGAGGGCTGTGTAACAACATGGGCCAGAACCCCAGCGGACTGGGACTATGAGCACAACTCACCAGCTGCTCAAGGTCATCAGCTGATAATGCcgatttcatttccattttagaAAAACTTCCCAACAAAGAATCTTCACGCTTTCTTTTCAACCACTTCTCCCACAAAAAAAGTCCTCCAAAAACCTTTGTCCCCCTTTGAAGTTTCCTTTGCTGTTTCAGCTACAGAAGACAGGCACTTGTTTACTCAATTAACTCACCAGTGTGAGCTCTAGTTTCCAGAGGCAGTCATCCTTCTCTAACAATCTCCAGTCTCTCAccttaaatgcaaaaatagtTTTGGGTAAGGCCAAGATTTGGCTGAGACAAggaataacctttttttttttcttttgtgttccATGTTTGCACAACATTTGGTCTAATGGGGTATAACAGTTAGGATTCCTAGACAACAGAGTAATACACATTATTGATAACATGCTGAAATTGCTTCGGACATAGCAAACTCTTCCTTTGAAACAAATTCTCAGCCTTTTGCTGTTGGCCAGCTTCTGGCTTTGTCCTGCACAAAAGCATTTCTGCCTGTTTCTCCCATGACAAACGGTGACAACAGAACGTCAGTCCAGAGAGCACGGGAGGGGAACAGCCTAACAGCTTACTCTGGATCTCCACTTTCTGTACCAAAGTCATAGGTAGTCGAGCCCTCCGAGCCTTAcagttaaaaaaggaggaatctcattaaatgttaaaattaaagatgctttagaaaagaaaatgctaattgTGAACCAGCTGGGGTTTTCTCTTTTGGAAGCTAAGACACAGTTCAGCATTCTTAAGCAAGATGATGCAATGGTCTCTCAAAGACTGTCAGCGcccagaggaaaaaaggctGGCACTGTTCTCTAAATGTGTTTACTTCCCTGCAGGCATTGTTTCCTTGCTTGTGTCAAATAGTTTATTGAGCACAGCTAATCAATGTTTCCGCTGACAAGAAAATTGGAACAGTTTATATAGGAAGCCAGTGTTGAAGGGCAAGTTTCCCAGTTAGCATGGCTTAGAATTGTGGGCCTCATCCGCACGAGAATCCGTAGTGAGAAATGAGAGCTTGGGAACACAATTACATTTAATAAAGGGTTACAGGTTTCTCGGGTTAATCATGTACCTCTGCTGCTGACTTTTTGCCTGTGCCCCCCCCACACTTTATCTGTACCCTCCCTTTGGCAGTGGTCTACTCAAATGCAACAGGGATTTTCAACCACCATTTTACCTCCCTGGGACAAAGCTTTCTACCTCAgatgctttccttctgcatCCTGCCATTGTAGCTGCCTACCTCCTGCTTAGAGGCTTATGCCTTCTTCATTAGCCCTATTCCactgacaaaataatttcaagtaaTTTCCACAAGACATTTACTCTCCCGACCATCTTCCAACCATCTGGCCAATCTGCTGCCTTAAGGGGCGCCTTCGTTGCTTTCACCTCAATCCTGGgcataatttttgtttcctgtgggAAAAGGCCCCGTGTGGAACTTCAGCTCTCCATAAATGACAGAGAAACAATATCCCAGTAAGTGACATTTCCTTTTACCAGGGGACCATATTCTAGaccaaaaaagaaagtaaaccCATTCTAAATGTGGCCTTCCTCACATCGACAGCAGAGCTTACCTGAACCAGGTTCAAGCCGTCAGATGCGTGTCACTTGAGCGGACAGCTACTGTGAATTTCCCCTCATTTCCATCTCTGGATAGTGCAGGTTTATCCActagatttttcagaggaatggCTCTTACCTGTAGCAGAGCCTGCTTAGGTGCTTTCAAGCATGGATCCTTTCTGAGACATCCTGTATTTCATGGTTCCCCACAGAGCAGCCCCTGAGCAATAACCCCTCCCGCCCATTGGAGACGGAGCAGCCCTTTGGAAAACCCAACAATGGCTCCACAAGGACGTGACTTTAGGGAATTGGTTACCACATTTTAGTCTCTTTCAGTTGAAAGAGGGAGAGCTGCCACAAGACAACTGAATCTTGCTGCAGACCAACGTTTAGGAACCACAGGCTCAGACAGCACTATATTGCTCTGTCGTATGTTTTCTCAGCTGGATCAGCCCGGTTTCTTTATCACAGTCCGAGAAATCCAACACTCTTACGAGTCTGCGGTGGCTTTTTGTGTATGTAGGAGCTGTCCAAGAGAGGCCTTGGTAAAAACATAGATCTGCGTATCATGCAGCTGCCGGTGGTCTACCAAAAAGCAAAGGAGCAAGTCTGCAAGATATGGACAACTCTTCAGCCACTGGTGAGTAATTAGAAAGTTACACAGTTTTCCCCGttcatttattaatattattactCTGAGTGGATCTTTAAAAAGGCCTCCAAGAGAGTATTGCACAATACGTGCATCAGACTGCTCTGGAAAGTGACTACTAGAACTGTGATAAAGGTTTCAAACTGCAATTGGGAGCGCACATTAATCAGTGTGCTGTTTTAATCCCGTGCCATTTAAACGGCAGAACTGCACACTGAacaaagggggggaaaaatccaCTGTAAATTGCAAAAAACACACCATAGCTCTGAAGTCCTGAGCTGACTAGACACAATAAAACCAAACTAAAGCACAGTTTTGTTCTCATTTGTAATCTCTTATCGAAGTTTTCTTTAGGTGTGAGCTACAGCAAGACTCCCTACCTTGAAGCTAGTCTTTCACATAATGCTTGGCACTATcgcattcatttttaaaaaacaggtctcatttttaatttcctgttatTCACTCTGGTGGGAAAGAACAGCTTACTGTTCACGTCGGGCTGGCTCCGGCCGCCAAAGCAATCATCATCCTCGAGCAATGTGGGAAGAACAAAGGCTACCAAGAGATGGATGCTTGTGGTTTTCACCCGGAAGGTGGCTGTTGCATGCTAGATGGCCCGGAAAAGATTGAATCTACAATTAATATGAAGAGTCTctggaaaaacatttcagtggaaGGGATTGATATAATCTTCTCCAGAGATGCAGGAAGGTAAACACTGCAGATTGGGGTCTCACACTGAAAGCAGAAGTAACTCATTTAACCTTGAAGAATCTTTGCAAGGACTTTTCCTCCAACCAAAATCACTTTGAAGCAAAGTCTttggcggggggtggggggcacaaGTACAGAACTGGggtaaacataaattttatgTAAAGCAGCCTTCTTGAAAGACTACAGCCAGTAGATATTTTTCCATGGATTTGTAAATTCCAGAAGAAACAAGTTTCAACATAGCACGGTCTGTGATTAACAACCCCAGTAAACCTGAGCTGTTAAGAGAGTCTGAAAGCGATACTGACTGGTAGCagattttaatctatttttccCAACTGGGCGGGATACAAAATGTAAATCCATACACCGAAGAACAGAGCAATTACAGGTACCTCCAGAATGGTGTCTGTGAGCTCGTTGTTTCAGCAACACCGAAGCAATTTTCTATTATGATAGTCTTCATTTaagaggaaaacacagaaaccagaaaatgattgtgcttttaaaatataaaaaccagCTCATTTTGGCCCTTCACTTCAGGATTTGCACCTGCAAGTTAAACGGTGCTAATACCTTGGACGGAGTGGTGCATGACTTGCACAAAAACCCGTATGACATGGCTGCAGTCCCAGCAGGCTGTGTTACCTTCCCCACCTCACAGAGCTTACAGGAGTCTAGAAAAGAACGCATggcttgtgatttttttatttaaagttccTGCTGGGTGGGTAAACCAAACCATCAGATAAGGAACATTTGTTTCTCAAACTTGGTTTATGTCAGCATTTCCTTTATTCACTaagcaaatatgtttttattaatttcataaaCCAGATCTGGTTTGGCTacttaaagaatatttaaatttaatcaAAGTTTACTGTTCTTTAATTcaggtttctggttttgttttattcttaatATTGCAGGTATATCTGTGATTACACCTACTACACCTCTCTGTACTATGGCAATGGAAGAGCAGCTTTCATCCATGTGCCTCCATTATCCACGTCGGTAACAGCAGACGTTCTAGGAAAAGCGTTACAGACAATTATCTTAGCAATGTTAGAACAGtgtggggaaaagagagagtAAGATGGGATTTCTTAGAAGGCAATTCCTCACTCTCTTAAATGAAGCAAAtctaaagattattttaaaaccttacataaaGGATTTTATATTCCACggtattttcagtgaaatttccttacaaaccccaaccaaccatTGAGATTTCTCTTTGGGGTAAAAGGCTTGAGAGAAACACCGAGTGATGGGCAGTCTGTATTGCTAAAAAGGAAACGTTGCTTCAGATTTAAGAAGGTGTGAAACTGGACCTAAAACATTTTAGATGCTTAATCCTAGTTCTGATGGTTAGAAAGACATTAACAAAGACTTGCTGAACCAAGAGGGATGCTTCCAGCCGTAAGGACATGCAGCACTCGAGGGATTCCTCGAGTCCCCTCAGCCCCTCTCCAAGCCCAGGGAAAGTGTTCAGCCGTACAAAGTGtccacattaaaaatgtaaacatgggggaaaaacaaaatgcacGCAGGGATCCCGTTAGGTGAGGTTTTACAATTTTCTCTTGGTGGCCTGCTCTAAAAGCTGGTTTCCACATCAGAATCAGCTTACGAACCCAGAGTGgcttcaaagaaagcaaacaaaaggctGGAATGCAGCAGGAGCTGTAATGCTGGAACTGACCGACACCACCACTTACCCCACGCGCCCGGTGCCCTTCCCGAGGGGTAAGGCCGCAGTCCTTCCAGGGAGCACACCACAAAGACAACCGTCTTTCAGCACAGCAGGTCATGGCTATTTGGGGCTCAACACATCTAACTTGTCCCAAGAAGGGACATCGCTGAAGCGCTGTGCTGTGGCATGTCATGCTGCTTACTGAACAGGAACCAAATGAGATCCCAAATTGTACAACTTGGAACTGGACAGTGACAGATCACGTCTGTGCTTCCTCCCCTGCCAAGCCAGGCTCCTCCATGTCCCAAACACAGCTACGTACAGCAGGATTCCGCCATGAAAGCTGGGTATGACAGAGGTTGGTGGCACTTCCGCCAACGCATGCTCTCTTTGATAATCTTGCTAGCACCATGGCAGACAAGGATGAGAGAAAATTAGCAGGTATGTTTCAAAAACAGTCACTAGAACAGGACAGCAGCAGCTAAATGTGGACACCTGGGATCTCTCCCAGGAAACAAAAGCACCACGTCAGTAAGGCGGCCAACAGACAAACCTACCAGCACGGACAGCTGGCGAAGCTTTGGGCCACCACCGTGCCTTTTTTCAGTCAACAATCTGATGACAAGAGTCAGAGGAACTGGAAACGCCAAGATAATTCTGGTTTTACTTGCCACTCTTTTCCAGTGACAGTTACAGAAAACTGATAACCACGTGCCGGCTGGCCGAATGCCTCATCTACAGATTGCCATGAGGGTAAAGAAGCgggttttcttcaaataaatacataaaaatgctTACCTTGTTCAAAGGAACTACCTACTGCAGAACGGGACTCAAAGGCCCATCGAGAAAGGGCATCACTGGatgaaaatacttttgattTCAACACAACGGCAGTACCGATCTCTACTAAGATTTATCCAGAGTAGCTCAATTAAAAGCAGCCAAAAAGggcagaagaaaaccagagaagATTTACTCTGTGTTTTCTAACCTGTACTTGCTTTGCACAAGGAGCAACAAATTCAGAAACAGGCAAGTGCATACAGAATTCTTTTATTTAACTTAAATCATGTAGTACTGAAACTACTAGAAAAAAGCAGAGTAAGAGAAACTAAAGGAGCCTTAGCTTCAGCCATTCAAAATAGACaaagtttcttcttttcataaTGTAAAGAATCCCGAGTATATCGCAATAACAGGAATAAATTCTTACAACAGAatatacaaaaacattttgaaatttttttttatctactgattcattttaatataaacaCAGGAATTTCTTTAGGAATAATTTATACACAGCAAGTCTTTTTATGTAATAAATTGGCCATGTTATTGTGtgattttctcttaaaaaaatttaaacaagaaaaattggAGAATGTTGTATTTGCAACTGCATCCATTCCTTAGCACTTTCTCGTTTTGTTTTTGTCCCAGAGGTAGACAAACTCTGGCCAATCCTTTCATCTCAAACCTCACTggttcagaaaacagaagagctgatttttttaaacagtatctAAATCATCAGAACCCTTCAGCAATGCGGTTAGTCAGATCTGGGGGGAGCGAGGGGGAAGGGATCTTCaatattcttaaataaaaataaatagggaCCCTGCCTTGCTCATGTCAACAAAGCTTCAAATGGCGCTCAACATCTTTAGAGGCTGCATACAAGCTTTTAAAGTGATAAGAAATCCGCAGATAGTTCTTCAACAGTAATTATGAAAACCgtcttccctcttcctcttaCGCAGTCGCATCCTTCAAACCACGCGGCCACTGTAAAGCAGGTACTGAACAGCACCGGTGGGACTGGGTAGCAGCAAACCCCCTTCTGTTTCCCCGACCAGTGAGGTTCTTGTAATCCATTAAGTCAACTGCCCTAGACAGTGAAGTGAAATGACCAGTTCAGATGATCCCACCCCAACCAGAGGGCTCTGGAAGACCAGGATACTGAAGATACAGAACATTTCCCCAACTCTATTCATTCGCTGTATACTGGGACACAAAGCTTgggcgggtgggggggagagggacACGCCAGGGACTGGACAAGTTAGCGATCCTTTTTGGCATATTGTAAAGCTAGCTAGTAAACTGGTACCATCAAAAAAACCTGATCACATACAGACACACCCATACAAAGACACAGAAAAGTGCccttaaattatattttaggCATTTATAAACtacaaacattttataaaattattctaTGTACTTACAAAATGCAATGAAACATTTAATTAGTTCTTGTAAACCAGATCTTCGTCAACTGACTACCCGTAATCTACTGGACTTAAAGCCCTATTGAAAATGCTAATGGATTACTGATCAACGAAACGcgtacaagagaaaaaaaagaagatgagCACACACACGTATGCACACACACGAACTAGTGATAGTCTTAAGGTACTTGCAAAACAGACCGTCAGTTGAGACTGATTCGTACAGACCGATGGTAACAACCGTTAAACTCCTGGCCACAAATTTACCGCTCCAGCTGGGAAGTCCAGAGGTTTATTTACAAGTACCAACGATCAGAATTGCGATACCTGAGCTCCGACGCTGCCCCACATACCAAGCTCAGGAAACCACCTCGAACTCCTGCCAAGCCCTGTGTCTTTGTAAATACCCATTTCACATCCTTTGTTTGCGTGTGCCTCCACACCGGCGCTGCTCAGTTCCGATTTACCCGGCTGCGCTCAATTCCAGAGGCCGTTCACCGTCTCTGAGCAACTGGTTTCTGAACTGAGGCATCCTTTGAAGCCCCCCTGCCTGCGAATAGTTCTGTATCTTCAGCACCCCTGGCCGCTCCTGTTGTTTCTACACATCATTCTTAAACTCTTGTCTGCACAACTACTCGTGGGTTAAGTTGCAATATCTGGCTTTTACCACTGGTTAGTAAGGAGTGGATCCCTTGCACCTTCCTTCACTGTTGTTCAGCCCAGCGATTAAATACACGGTTGACAAACAAAATAACAGGAAACAAGTGTTACTTGTACTAATGGAATGAAAAGGGTTCAAACATATATATCTATAGTACAGATATACA is a window of Phalacrocorax aristotelis chromosome 7, bGulAri2.1, whole genome shotgun sequence DNA encoding:
- the PGPEP1L gene encoding pyroglutamyl-peptidase 1-like protein, coding for MDSNSNTVVVTGFGPFRQYLVNSSWEAVKELSKRGLGKNIDLRIMQLPVVYQKAKEQVCKIWTTLQPLLTVHVGLAPAAKAIIILEQCGKNKGYQEMDACGFHPEGGCCMLDGPEKIESTINMKSLWKNISVEGIDIIFSRDAGRYICDYTYYTSLYYGNGRAAFIHVPPLSTSVTADVLGKALQTIILAMLEQCGEKRE